Proteins found in one Planococcus citri chromosome 2, ihPlaCitr1.1, whole genome shotgun sequence genomic segment:
- the Arpc5 gene encoding actin-related protein 2/3 complex subunit 5-B: MAKNTSSTTFRKIDVDQYNEDNFKIDESAETGVPSNFPDDAEITSLINQGKLDEALITVLKNAPMSVKNRNPQIKDKALRLMMKVMLSIKSSQMDDVIQRLDIEQVDTLMKYIYKGFETPTEGSSAHLLIWHEKAFAVGGLGSIVRVLTDNKRV; the protein is encoded by the exons ATGGCAAAAAATACGTCGAGtacaacttttcgaaaaatcgatGTGGACCAATACAACGAAGATAACTTCAAGATCGATGAATCAGCCGAGACCGGTGTACCGTCCAACTTTCCAGATGACGCAGAAATTACATCTCTAATTAATCA AGGTAAACTAGACGAAGCTTTGATCACCGTTTTGAAAAACGCCCCGATGTCGGTAAAGAATCGAAATCCTCAAATAAAA GATAAAGCTCTACGATTAATGATGAAGGTAATGCTGTCGATAAAATCATCGCAAATGGACGACGTCATCCAACGTTTAGACATCGAACAAGTAGATACGTTGATGAAATACATTTATAAAGGATTCGAAACACCTACCGAAGGTAGCAGCGCTCATTTACTCATATGGCACGAGAAAGCATTCGCTGTAGGCGGACTAGGTAGTATAGTTCGTGTTTTAACTGACAACAAACGAGTCTAA
- the LOC135834978 gene encoding uncharacterized protein LOC135834978: MIVSGSAHNFTLDSSEFAKRCFKMSEVKQCCYICSLRTGTLVLLWIVLIGCSFHIWNVNLNTTDSTTDDNKTPADTKNSAVGSNSAKIIRKKRSIVGNNIFDTGKLNPFDKVSKTVDGIGSKITQAVQSIPDKTKNAIDDSKNTLSNLANKVEKGVSRIKEIIPSEATKIAESLHNEASNLGGKIINETGKTIENEISVVKQISSNISTTIIDNLQNGTKNIVDEASIPVKFIINKTEEIIENGISVVKEIPSKASSVVDSLSNKTKTTVDDFSTLGKDFINEIDPKETIQNGISAVKEISPNEVSKITENLQNKTTLPLDQMGNLVHNASNTIVGTVKDPVSSVKQTVNTIENLPENLRDRIGDDVVIGINKLVGVDKRLGNLESMAEKVLLNCVHYFFLIWSILGIISSVLGIYGILKIIPKCLTFSVFFFYLSVISGLFVILEINVDSNTDRKIIVLNELAKIDWKDLENSTIVSNAGLSFFIGVSLYFAIVVKRCRSMLQNIILSKKKNATLEAEHEIDATATKDTTVIANV; encoded by the exons ATGATTGTTTCGGGAAGTGCACATAATTTCACTCTCGATTCAAGTGAATTTGCTAAAAGGTGTTTTAAAATGTCAGAAGTTAAGCAGTGTTGCTATATATGTTCTCTGAGAACGGGTACATTGGTTCTGTTATGGATAGTTTTG ATTGGCTGCAGTTTCCACATATGGAATGTTAATCTCAATACAACCGACTCGACTACCGATGACAACAAAACTCCCGCAGATACTAAAAATAGCGCAGTTGGTTCAAATTCCGCCAAAATAATTCGTAAAAAACGTTCCATCGTTGGAAATAATATCTTCGATACTGGGAAACTAAACCCTTTCGACAAAGTTAGCAAAACTGTCGATGGCATCGGTTCGAAAATCACTCAAGCAGTTCAAAGTATCCCGGATAAAACCAAAAACGCCATAGACGACTCGAAGAATACGTTGAGTAACCTCGCTAACAAAGTAGAAAAAGGTGTTTCGCGAATAAAAGAAATTATACCTTCGGAAGCTACAAAGATCGCTGAAAGTCTCCACAACGAGGCGAGCAATCTAGGAGGAAAAATTATCAACGAAACGGGAAAAACTATCGAGAATGAAATTTCAGTCGTTAAACAAATctcttcaaatatttcgactACCATTATCGATAATCTCCAAAACGGAACTAAAAATATCGTAGACGAAGCGAGCATCCCAGTGAAGTTTATAATCAACAAAACGgaggaaattattgaaaatggaatttcagTCGTCAAAGAAATCCCTTCAAAAGCTTCCAGTGTCGTTGACAGTTTATCGAATAAAACTAAAACCACCGTAGATGATTTTAGCACGCTAGGTAAGGATTTCATTAACGAAATAGATCCGAAGGAAACTatccaaaatggaatttctGCTGTCAAAGAAATCTCTCCAAATGAAGTTTCAAAGATCACTGAAAATCTCCAAAATAAAACCACGCTACCCTTGGACCAGATGGGGAATTTGGTTCACAACGCTTCCAACACCATTGTAGGCACTGTCAAAGATCCGGTTTCGTCCGTCAAGCAGACTGTAAatacgattgaaaatttaccagAGAATTTACGTGATCGTATAGGAGACGATGTGGTGATAGGGATCAATAAACTCGTCGGTGTGGATAAACGTCTGGGTAATTTGGAAAGTATGGCGGAGAAAGTATTGCTGAATTGCGTTCATTACTTTTTTCTTATTTGGAGCATCCTTGGAATTATCAGTTCTGTGTTGGGAATTTATGGAATTCTTAAA ataatTCCGAAATGTCTGACGTTCagcgtttttttcttctatctGTCTGTGATATCGGGTTTATTCGTCATATTGGAAATTAATGTTGATTCAAATACCGACCGTAAGATAATCGTACTGAATGAACTGGCGAAAATCGATTGGAAAGACCTTGAAAACTCTACGATTGTGAGCAATGCTggactttcatttttcatag GTGTTTCTTTGTATTTCGCGATTGTCGTGAAAAGATGTCGAAGCATGTTACAAAATATAATattgtcgaagaaaaaaaatgccacctTGGAAGCAGAACACGAAATCGATGCTACAGCAACGAAAGACACAACTGTAATCGCTAATGTGTGA